The Pyrodictium delaneyi genome contains a region encoding:
- a CDS encoding NADH-quinone oxidoreductase subunit C, whose amino-acid sequence MPELEELLRGIASEVREQQTYRAAIVPPERLREAAEALRDAGYNYFLSLSAVDEPKQGRIRLVYHFTRIDNPSDLVALEVYVSRDNPRVSSIADIYPAAQLQEREEHEMLGVIFEGNPDLRHLLLPEDWPENVYPLRKDFRVVEEPFTTTKQSKPIWVLKPELKPREEQGKE is encoded by the coding sequence TTGCCTGAGCTTGAAGAGCTGCTACGCGGTATAGCATCCGAGGTAAGAGAACAACAGACCTACAGGGCGGCAATTGTGCCGCCAGAACGGCTCCGCGAGGCAGCTGAGGCTCTGAGAGACGCAGGCTACAACTACTTCCTGTCACTCAGTGCCGTAGACGAGCCCAAGCAGGGCAGGATAAGGCTAGTCTACCACTTCACCCGAATAGACAACCCATCCGATTTAGTGGCGCTCGAGGTATACGTGTCCCGGGACAATCCCCGCGTGAGCAGCATAGCCGACATCTACCCGGCGGCGCAGCTCCAGGAGAGAGAAGAGCACGAGATGCTAGGAGTAATCTTCGAGGGCAACCCTGATCTACGCCACCTCTTACTGCCCGAGGACTGGCCGGAGAACGTGTATCCACTCCGCAAGGACTTCCGCGTAGTAGAAGAGCCCTTCACCACGACGAAGCAGAGCAAGCCAATATGGGTGCTAAAACCCGAGCTTAAACCCAGAGAAGAACAAGGAAAGGAGTAA